One Phoenix dactylifera cultivar Barhee BC4 chromosome 8, palm_55x_up_171113_PBpolish2nd_filt_p, whole genome shotgun sequence genomic window carries:
- the LOC103695762 gene encoding photosynthetic NDH subunit of subcomplex B 5, chloroplastic — translation MRFISTSSPAATITTASLPPAPAASGKRRIRARVRVPPGETLTLAPDPRFLRLELRRNPSSTRLKAGLTEIEPDLDEDPHDRWRTNGVDPEDFKYGEYDGHHTYFEGNEGGFWEAVVEEYQAAEPPTGFQGLISWLFLPAIVVGLAYHAPGEYLYIGAAVFVIVFCAIEMAKPDKPHNFEPEIYNMERGARDKLIADYNSMDIWDFNEKYGDLWDFTVKRDDIVKS, via the exons ATGAGGTTTATCTCCACGTCGTCTCCTGCCGCCACCATCACCACCGCTTCCCTCCCGCCGGCGCCGGCGGCGTCCGGAAAGCGCCGGATAagagctagggttagggttcctCCCggagaaaccctaaccctagccccAGACCCGAGGTTCCTCCGCTTGGAGCTCCGCCGGAACCCTAGCTCAACCCGGCTGAAGGCCGGGCTGACGGAGATCGAGCCCGACCTCGACGAGGACCCACACGACCGCTGGCGGACAAACGGTGTCGATCCT GAAGATTTTAAGTACGGGGAGTATGATGGACACCACACTTATTTCGAAGGAAATGAAG GTGGCTTCTGGGAAGCTGTTGTGGAGGAGTATCAAGCTGCAGAACCCCCTACTGGTTTTCAAG GGCTTATATCTTGGTTGTTTCTTCCCGCCATTGTTGTTGGTTTGGCTTACCACGCACCG GGAGAATACTTGTACATTGGAGCAGCTGTTTTTGTTATAGTATTTTGTGCAATAGAGATGGCCAAGCCAGATAAACCTCATAACTTTGAGCCTGAGATCTACAACATGGAGAGGGGGGCCCGCGACAAGTTAATAGCTGATTACAATTCCATGGATATTTGGGATTTCAATGAGAAATATGGCGACCTCTGGGACTTTACTGTGAAGAGGGATGATATTGTGAAATCATAG